The following proteins are co-located in the Desulfonatronum thiodismutans genome:
- the proC gene encoding pyrroline-5-carboxylate reductase encodes MSALRIGCIGLGNMGAALIKAVSTRPDTSIHGYDPDRSKAQNLAGVSGFVAARSIEDVLRDADFVFLAVKPQIMSKVLAEAFPALRPEICLISIAAGIGMEQLRAWSEERCAVVRVMPNTPAMVRSGVSAVCFEDPKLTEAGQATIMELLGLLGQVHILPERYFHAFTALVGSGPAYVFHFMDALVQAGVSAGLGRPQAEQMVAGLLEGSVKLAQETGFSLSTLQHMVTSPAGTTIAALNHLDRTAVRGSIIDAVHEAEQRSRELGEE; translated from the coding sequence GCCCGGACACGTCCATTCACGGGTATGATCCGGACCGGAGCAAGGCCCAAAACCTGGCTGGAGTGTCGGGCTTTGTCGCGGCGCGGAGCATTGAAGACGTGCTTCGCGACGCGGACTTTGTTTTTCTGGCGGTCAAGCCGCAAATCATGTCCAAGGTTCTGGCCGAGGCCTTTCCGGCCCTGCGACCGGAGATCTGTCTGATATCCATAGCCGCAGGCATCGGGATGGAGCAGCTGCGGGCCTGGTCGGAAGAGCGCTGCGCCGTGGTCCGGGTCATGCCCAACACTCCGGCCATGGTCCGCTCCGGGGTCAGCGCGGTCTGCTTCGAAGACCCGAAGCTGACCGAGGCTGGGCAAGCAACGATCATGGAACTCCTGGGTCTGCTGGGTCAGGTCCACATTCTGCCGGAGCGGTATTTCCACGCTTTCACCGCCCTGGTGGGCTCGGGACCGGCCTATGTGTTCCATTTTATGGACGCCCTGGTCCAGGCCGGGGTCTCAGCGGGTCTGGGGCGGCCCCAGGCCGAGCAGATGGTCGCCGGGTTGCTGGAAGGCTCGGTCAAGTTGGCCCAGGAAACCGGCTTCAGCCTGAGCACCCTGCAGCATATGGTCACCTCCCCCGCGGGTACGACCATTGCCGCGCTGAATCACCTGGACAGAACGGCGGTCCGCGGCTCGATTATTGACGCCGTGCACGAGGCGGAGCAGCGGAGCCGGGAGCTGGGGGAGGAGTAA
- a CDS encoding GspH/FimT family pseudopilin, producing MPIRSSPRNSSGLTFIEVLVAILIALVLMAVSAPYLAGMYRSAGMSTTAHEFLSTLSYARSEAIKRNQRVTICKSADGLQCVTQGGWEQGWIVFVDAGNLAQVDEAKDILRVRGPLRGETILTGNMPVRNYVSYVGNGSTQYVSGAFQAGTLTLCRQERGVKFVLARAGRVRTEKTTCQ from the coding sequence GTGCCCATTCGCTCTTCGCCTCGAAATTCTTCCGGCCTGACCTTTATTGAGGTTCTGGTCGCCATTCTTATCGCCTTGGTTTTGATGGCGGTCAGTGCGCCCTATCTGGCGGGGATGTATCGCAGTGCCGGGATGTCCACCACGGCCCACGAGTTTTTGTCCACCCTGAGCTATGCCCGCAGCGAAGCCATCAAGCGCAATCAGCGGGTCACGATCTGCAAAAGTGCGGACGGTTTGCAGTGTGTTACCCAGGGAGGCTGGGAGCAGGGATGGATCGTGTTCGTGGATGCGGGCAATCTGGCTCAAGTGGATGAAGCCAAAGACATCCTCAGAGTTCGCGGCCCGCTGCGCGGCGAGACGATCTTGACCGGGAACATGCCCGTACGCAACTATGTGTCATACGTCGGCAACGGTTCGACCCAGTACGTCAGCGGCGCGTTCCAGGCCGGCACCCTGACCCTCTGCCGTCAGGAACGCGGGGTGAAATTTGTCCTGGCCCGGGCCGGGAGGGTCAGGACGGAAAAGACCACCTGTCAGTGA
- a CDS encoding GspH/FimT family pseudopilin, translating into MSPKNNGFSIIEVLIVVAIAAILTAIAIPAFNVFIGNTRTSTVANEFVSALNLARSEAMKRGVDVYVCRSSNGTSCATGGDWGQGWLVYFTDEDNNDIPIRVREGLKEPESFGGFGYFDEDNAIIAFRPDGRLVKEVADEIGYEEGDDAGHGFNVTSKGRSRCIRVNSAGRIRTESGACD; encoded by the coding sequence ATGTCACCAAAAAACAATGGCTTCTCCATCATCGAAGTCCTGATCGTGGTGGCCATCGCCGCCATCCTCACGGCCATCGCCATTCCGGCGTTCAACGTGTTCATCGGTAATACGCGGACCAGTACCGTGGCCAACGAGTTTGTTTCGGCGCTGAATCTGGCGAGGAGCGAGGCGATGAAGCGGGGTGTCGATGTATATGTCTGCAGAAGTTCCAATGGAACAAGCTGTGCGACAGGTGGGGATTGGGGCCAGGGGTGGCTGGTTTATTTCACTGACGAAGACAATAATGATATTCCTATTAGAGTGCGGGAAGGCTTGAAAGAGCCTGAGTCATTTGGTGGATTCGGATATTTTGATGAAGACAATGCAATAATCGCTTTTCGACCTGATGGCCGTCTCGTTAAAGAAGTTGCCGATGAAATCGGTTATGAGGAAGGCGATGATGCAGGACATGGCTTTAATGTTACTAGCAAAGGACGATCGAGGTGCATCCGGGTCAATTCGGCCGGGCGAATAAGGACTGAGAGTGGGGCGTGTGATTGA
- a CDS encoding type II toxin-antitoxin system PemK/MazF family toxin — protein sequence MTLQRGDIYYAKLDPVIGRETGKTRPVLIVQNDIGNTFSPTTIIAVITEYSEKKASYPICVPIPQGGGLRKQSIVNLSQIRTIDKSRLVLPRLTHLSQELMSDVERALRLSLAL from the coding sequence ATGACCTTACAACGTGGCGACATATATTACGCCAAACTCGATCCCGTTATCGGGAGGGAAACCGGGAAGACGCGGCCGGTGCTCATCGTCCAAAATGATATCGGCAATACCTTCTCGCCCACGACAATCATCGCTGTAATCACTGAGTATTCAGAGAAAAAAGCATCATACCCCATCTGTGTGCCCATCCCTCAAGGAGGCGGCCTGCGAAAGCAGTCTATTGTCAATTTGTCGCAAATCAGAACCATAGACAAAAGTCGACTCGTCTTACCCAGACTGACGCACCTTTCTCAGGAACTTATGTCCGACGTTGAAAGAGCTCTCCGATTAAGTTTGGCATTGTAA